In one Nicotiana sylvestris chromosome 8, ASM39365v2, whole genome shotgun sequence genomic region, the following are encoded:
- the LOC138875191 gene encoding uncharacterized protein, translating into MAMDVQALACQEHQYDDPYFLVLKDKVQYADARDVTIGDDGVLRMQVQICAANVDGLRELILEEAHSSWYSIHPGAVKMYQDLRQHYWWRRMKKDIVGFVARCLKCLLVKYGNERPDRGTQFTSQFWRAIQHELGTLMELSKIFHPQTDG; encoded by the exons atggcgatggatgttcaggccttagcctgtca ggagcatcagtatgatgacccttattttcttgtccttaaggacaaggtgcAATACgctgatgccagagatgtgactattggtgatgatggggtattgaggatgcaggttcAGATTTGTGCAgctaatgttgatgggcttcgagagttgattctagaggaggcccatagttcatggtattccatccatccgggtgccgtgaagatgtatcaggatttgaggcagcactattggtggaggcggatgaagaaagatatagttggatttgttgCTCGGTGTCTCAAATGTTTGTTGGTGAAGTATGGGAATGAGAGACCAG atagaggtactcagttcacatcacagttctggagagccattcagcatgagttgggtactctgATGGAGTTGAGTAaaatatttcaccctcagacggacggatag